In Cryptomeria japonica chromosome 10, Sugi_1.0, whole genome shotgun sequence, a genomic segment contains:
- the LOC131030889 gene encoding ATP-dependent DNA helicase PIF1-like has translation MSFIGQNLLQNIDSRLRQAFPEKSNMSFGGRSIIFVGDLGQLPPVSDKPPYDSNVHAKLLWQEFKTVVTLDKVFRQDGETEDQQRFRQLLTNIRDAHPTIDDWKLLMTRIDASLHPTIKDEFDNNIHLFATNDNVHNHNRKKSYALRRPIARSIASKEGSTNPAGGQNDELDVELLISKDARVMLTSNLWIEAGLVNGALGYIRNIIYKPRCAPPDPPTYVMVEFDNYFGLPFEDASPNLIPISPIQRGRTHQLPLRLAWALTIHKSQGLTLSKATIDIGPRERAGLTFVAISRVKALDGIRISPPFSYDRYEKMKTGKQLAKRKVEEERLKSLET, from the coding sequence ATGAGTTTTATTGGACAAAATTTGTTACAAAATATTGATTCAAGACTACGTCAAGCttttcctgaaaaatcaaacatgAGTTTTGGTGGAAGATCAATCATTTTCGTAGGAGATTTGGGACAACTACCTCCTGTTAGTGACAAACCACCTTATGATAGTAATGTGCATGCAAAATTATTATGGCAAGAGTTTAAGACAGTTGTTACTTTGGATAAGGTGTTTAGACAAGATGGAGAAACTGAAGACCAACAAAGGTTTCGCCAATTACTCACAAATATTAGAGATGCACATCCAACTATAGATGATTGGAAATTATTGATGACAAGAATAGATGCTTCATTACATCCAACAATTAAGGACGAGTTTGATAATAATATTCATCTATTTGCAACAAATGACAATGTGCATAACCATAATAGAAAAAAGTCATATGCATTAAGAAGACCAATAGCCCGAAGCATTGCAAGTAAAGAAGGTAGTACTAATCCAGCAGGAGGTCAAAATGATGAGTTAGATGTTGAATTATTAATTTCTAAGGATGCAAGGGTCATGTTAACATCTAATTTATGGATAGAAGCGGGTCTTGTGAATGGAGCTTTAGGATACATCCGAAATATCATATACAAACCTAGATGTGCCCCACCAGATCCACCAACATATGTTAtggttgaatttgacaattattttggACTTCCTTTTGAAGATGCATCTCCTAATTTGATTCCTATTTCACCAATACAAAGGGGCCGTACACATCAATTGCCACTACGATTGGCTTGGGCACTAACAATCCATAAATCACAAGGATTGACTCTTTCAAAGGCAACAATTGACATAGGACCAAGAGAAAGGGCAGGATTAACATTTGTTGCTATATCACGTGTTAAGGCCTTGGATGGAATTAGAATCTCACCACCATTTTCATATGATCGTTATGAAAAAATGAAGACAGGAAAGCAACTTGCCAAAAggaaagtagaggaagaaagactAAAATCTTTGGAAACATAA